The following are from one region of the Strix uralensis isolate ZFMK-TIS-50842 chromosome 4, bStrUra1, whole genome shotgun sequence genome:
- the CASP3 gene encoding caspase-3 produces the protein MAATGDGPHSGEDLADAKSIPASKGKNLPASKSMDSGILPDYSYRMDYPEMGECVIINNKNFHRQTGMLPRSGTDADAASVREVFMKLGYKIKINNDLSSGDIFKLLKNVSEEDHSKRSSFVCVLLSHGDEGLIYGTDGPLELKALTSLFRGDRCRSLAGKPKLFFIQACRGTELDSGIEADSGSEETMCQKIPVEADFLYAYSTAPGYYSWRNSAEGSWFIQSLCKMLKEHARKLELMQILTRVNRRVAEYESCSTRQDFNAKKQIPCIVSMLTKEFYFPC, from the exons AAAGAACCTACCTGCTAGCAAGTCTATGGACTCTGGAATTCTGCCAGACTACAGTTACAGAATGGACTATCCAGAGATGGGGGAATGTGTAATaataaacaacaaaaacttcCACAGACAGACTG GGATGTTACCCCGTTCGGGTACAGATGCAGATGCTGCAAGTGTCAGAGAAGTTTTTATGAAGCTGGGATATAAAATAAAGATCAACAATGATCTTTCAAGCGGGGACATTTTTAAGCTATTGAAAAATG tttctgAAGAAGATCACAGCAAGCGAAgcagttttgtttgtgtgttgctAAGCCATGGTGATGAAGGATTAATCTATGGTACAGATGGCCCTCTTGAACTGAAAGCACTAACAAGCCTTTTCAGAGGTGACAGGTGCAGAAGTTTAGCAGGAAAACCCAAGCTCTTTTTCATTCAG GCTTGTAGAGGGACAGAATTGGATTCTGGTATTGAGGCAGACAGTGGATCAGAAGAAACAATGTGCCAAAAAATACCCGTAGAAGCAGACTTCCTGTATGCATATTCTACAGCTCCAG GCTATTACTCCTGGAGGAATTCAGCTGAAGGCTCCTGGTTTATTCAGTCATTGTGTAAAATGCTGAAGGAACATGCAAGGAAACTTGAACTCATGCAGATTTTAACTCGTGTAAATCGCAGAGTGGCAGAGTATGAGTCCTGCTCAACTCGGCAGGATTTTAATGCAAAGAAACAGATTCCGTGCATTGTCTCTATGCTCACCAAAGAATTTTACTTCCCTTGCTAA